A genomic segment from Frateuria edaphi encodes:
- a CDS encoding chemotaxis protein CheB — translation MAEAVPAVALLFDDAGLGEQLRSALQERGARIVHEGTLKDLSRELLSSVDADVLVVNLDDEDDSALDRLDETLDGDRPRVVFNDAQASRRLEGWDRARWARHLAMKVLAIGDADPPRPPAPAEVVTESLAAAAIVVEPMTADTGTDNLDAAPRVDEEARQAAVSETLAAELEALLASDTPTDETNEFGTGLNYDAGEGLVLHDGDFGAGLMAEAETAVAGDVIVRATSQADVSDALSSPATLELSPIDMEQAAATEVAAAVELPAHTSFQLDHLELAPIGEEVTATVARVAAEPVAAVRISDGWTLLDGDEPADAPAPPVQHAAPADFGIEKVSILDYLAPEAEAPVEHAGPGEFGIEKVSASDYLAPDADDGASPVLPGLSLELVSLEEAMAPQDFAPSHEMVLEAPSSALTRLVVLGATTESTASVGEFLAALPAGLHATVLHTQHLAGRPADGLVEYFASQCALPVRLADADLRAVTGEVIVVPSDKQVTLRRDGSIQLQPIEAGAAHAPSIDASFTQAAESFGSDVVAIVFAGRSTDAVAGCQAVYDRGGQVWVEASGGTHASDMVSGVLAENLSHHAGTPRELAARLAENSPEGQS, via the coding sequence ATGGCTGAGGCGGTACCGGCGGTCGCGCTGTTGTTCGACGACGCGGGCCTGGGTGAGCAGTTGCGCAGCGCCCTGCAGGAACGCGGTGCGCGGATCGTGCACGAAGGCACGCTGAAGGACCTGAGCCGTGAGCTCCTGTCTTCGGTCGACGCCGACGTACTGGTGGTCAACCTCGATGACGAGGACGACAGCGCGCTGGATCGCCTGGACGAAACCCTGGACGGCGACCGCCCGCGCGTGGTGTTCAACGACGCGCAGGCCAGCCGCCGGCTGGAAGGCTGGGACCGGGCGCGCTGGGCGCGCCACCTGGCGATGAAGGTGCTGGCGATCGGCGATGCCGATCCGCCGCGTCCGCCAGCGCCGGCCGAAGTCGTCACCGAAAGCCTTGCCGCCGCGGCGATCGTCGTTGAACCGATGACCGCCGATACCGGCACGGACAACCTTGACGCGGCTCCACGGGTGGATGAAGAAGCGCGCCAGGCGGCCGTTTCCGAAACCCTCGCGGCCGAGCTGGAAGCCTTGCTCGCTTCCGATACGCCGACGGACGAAACCAACGAGTTCGGTACCGGCCTCAATTACGATGCCGGCGAAGGCCTGGTCCTGCATGACGGCGATTTCGGTGCCGGGCTCATGGCCGAAGCCGAAACTGCTGTTGCGGGCGATGTCATCGTGCGGGCGACCTCGCAGGCCGACGTGAGCGATGCGCTGTCGTCGCCAGCCACGCTGGAACTGTCGCCGATCGATATGGAACAGGCGGCGGCGACCGAAGTCGCCGCCGCAGTGGAACTGCCGGCACACACCTCCTTCCAGCTCGACCATCTGGAATTGGCTCCTATCGGGGAAGAGGTGACCGCCACCGTTGCCCGCGTGGCGGCTGAGCCGGTCGCTGCGGTACGCATCTCGGATGGTTGGACGCTGCTTGACGGTGACGAACCCGCTGATGCTCCCGCGCCTCCCGTCCAGCATGCGGCTCCGGCTGACTTCGGGATCGAAAAGGTCAGCATCCTCGACTATCTCGCGCCCGAGGCTGAAGCTCCCGTCGAGCACGCTGGTCCGGGCGAGTTCGGCATCGAAAAGGTCAGCGCCTCTGACTACCTTGCGCCTGACGCCGATGATGGCGCCTCCCCGGTGCTTCCCGGCCTCAGCCTGGAACTGGTCTCGCTCGAGGAAGCCATGGCGCCGCAGGATTTCGCGCCCTCGCACGAAATGGTGCTCGAGGCGCCGTCCAGCGCGCTGACGCGATTGGTGGTGCTCGGCGCCACCACCGAAAGCACTGCGTCGGTCGGCGAGTTCCTGGCGGCGCTGCCCGCCGGCTTGCACGCCACCGTGTTGCATACCCAGCACCTGGCCGGTCGCCCGGCGGATGGCCTGGTCGAGTATTTCGCTTCCCAGTGCGCGCTGCCGGTGCGCCTGGCCGACGCGGATCTTCGCGCGGTCACGGGCGAAGTGATCGTGGTCCCTTCCGATAAACAGGTGACCCTGCGCCGGGACGGCTCGATCCAACTGCAGCCGATCGAGGCAGGCGCGGCGCATGCGCCCTCGATCGATGCCAGCTTTACCCAGGCGGCCGAGTCTTTCGGCAGCGACGTGGTCGCGATCGTGTTTGCCGGCCGCTCCACCGACGCGGTGGCTGGTTGCCAGGCGGTGTACGACCGCGGCGGCCAGGTCTGGGTCGAAGCCAGCGGCGGCACGCACGCGTCCGACATGGTCAGCGGCGTGCTGGCCGAAAACCTGTCCCATCATGCCGGCACGCCGCGCGAACTTGCAGCACGCCTGGCCGAGAACTCTCCGGAAGGTCAGTCATGA
- a CDS encoding chemotaxis protein CheW: MSDQPLPREIRCVLVPVGQLRLLLPNATVAEVITLPTPEPVEGAPEWLLGRIAWRGWRVPLVSFTKLAGAPEGDADLAVRVAVLKALGNNAKLPFVAVVTQGFPRLTTLNAELIIPTHDGAPLPPGVKAQVLVRDDIAVIPDLEGIEDELAALLSLDEQAGAA, from the coding sequence ATGAGCGATCAACCCCTGCCGCGCGAAATCCGCTGCGTGCTCGTGCCGGTAGGCCAGCTGCGCCTGCTGCTGCCCAATGCCACCGTGGCCGAAGTGATCACCCTGCCGACTCCCGAGCCGGTCGAAGGTGCTCCCGAGTGGCTGCTCGGCCGCATTGCCTGGCGTGGATGGCGAGTGCCGCTGGTGTCCTTCACCAAGCTTGCCGGCGCGCCCGAGGGCGATGCCGACCTTGCCGTTCGCGTGGCCGTGCTCAAGGCGCTGGGCAACAACGCCAAGCTGCCTTTCGTGGCGGTCGTGACCCAGGGCTTCCCGCGCCTGACCACCCTCAATGCCGAGCTGATCATCCCCACGCATGACGGCGCGCCGTTGCCACCTGGCGTGAAGGCACAGGTGCTGGTACGCGATGACATCGCGGTGATTCCGGACCTGGAAGGCATCGAAGATGAGTTGGCCGCCTTGTTGAGCCTGGACGAACAGGCCGGCGCCGCCTGA
- a CDS encoding 16S rRNA (uracil(1498)-N(3))-methyltransferase, which translates to MRTIRIHVDETLSPGVELNLPPQAGEHVARVLRLGEGAPLVLFNGDGQDYGAVITQVGKRDVRTRIEGSQAVANESPLPLTLAQGVARGEKMDLIVQKATELGVARIVPLLTERSEVRLDPARAEKRLAHWRAVVASACEQSGRARLPMILPTQPLEAWLGSLQQDGALRLALLPEGDRSPRSLRFGPAGGVLVVGPEGGLGDRDVASLTGAGFAGLRLGPRILRTETAGLAALAALQALHGDM; encoded by the coding sequence ATGCGTACGATCCGCATCCACGTCGACGAGACGCTTTCGCCCGGTGTCGAATTGAACCTGCCGCCACAGGCGGGCGAGCACGTGGCGCGCGTGCTGCGCCTGGGCGAAGGCGCACCGTTGGTGTTGTTCAACGGCGATGGCCAGGACTACGGGGCGGTCATCACCCAGGTCGGCAAGCGTGACGTGCGCACGCGCATCGAGGGCAGTCAGGCAGTCGCCAACGAATCGCCCCTGCCGCTCACGCTGGCCCAGGGTGTAGCGCGCGGCGAGAAGATGGACCTGATCGTGCAGAAGGCGACGGAGCTGGGCGTAGCCCGCATCGTGCCGCTGCTGACCGAGCGCTCGGAGGTCCGACTCGATCCGGCGCGAGCGGAAAAACGGCTGGCCCACTGGCGCGCCGTGGTTGCCAGTGCCTGCGAACAGAGCGGTCGCGCGCGGTTGCCAATGATTCTGCCGACGCAACCGCTCGAGGCCTGGCTGGGTTCCTTGCAACAGGATGGCGCCTTGCGCCTGGCGCTGCTGCCCGAGGGCGACCGGTCGCCACGCTCGCTCCGGTTTGGTCCGGCCGGCGGCGTGCTGGTGGTCGGGCCTGAAGGCGGTCTGGGTGATCGCGACGTAGCCAGCCTCACGGGTGCGGGCTTTGCCGGTTTGCGGCTGGGTCCCCGCATCCTGCGGACCGAGACGGCGGGGCTTGCTGCGCTGGCGGCGCTGCAGGCGTTGCACGGGGACATGTAG
- a CDS encoding adenosylmethionine--8-amino-7-oxononanoate transaminase, giving the protein MDTPFPDAPAIAGNAALAARDLRHVWHPCTQMHDHESIPMVPIVRGEGAWLIDADGRRYLDGVSSWWTNIFGHANPRLAAALADQAQRLEHVIFAGFTHEPAIALAEELVRVTPPGLERVFYADNGSAAVEVALKMSFHYWLNRGRGEKTRFIALTGSYHGETLGALSVSDVALYRKTYAPLLLTPILAPSPDAYEGEPGETPAQVAARRLEELRAQLERHAHETCAVIVEPLVQCAGGMRMHHPDYLSGLRRLCDEFDVHFIADEIAVGFGRTGTLFACEQASVAPDFMCLSKGLTGGTLPLSAVLTTEVVYAAFYAEYNAGKAFLHSHSYTGNPLACRVALETLAIFRDEPVLERNRVLAAHLAQRLAPLRDHPHVADVRQTGMIAAVELVADKRTRTPWPATERRGMRVYLHGLEHRALLRPLGNVVYFMPPYVVSTDDIDHLVTVAIAGIERAVA; this is encoded by the coding sequence ATGGACACTCCCTTCCCCGACGCACCGGCCATCGCCGGCAACGCCGCGCTGGCCGCGCGGGACCTCAGGCATGTGTGGCATCCCTGCACACAGATGCACGACCACGAGAGCATCCCGATGGTGCCCATCGTGCGCGGCGAAGGCGCCTGGTTGATCGATGCGGACGGACGCCGCTATCTGGACGGCGTCAGCTCGTGGTGGACCAACATCTTCGGCCACGCCAACCCGCGCCTGGCCGCCGCGCTCGCCGATCAGGCGCAGCGGCTGGAGCACGTGATTTTCGCCGGCTTCACCCACGAGCCCGCGATTGCGCTGGCCGAGGAGCTCGTGCGCGTCACGCCTCCGGGACTGGAGCGCGTCTTCTACGCCGACAACGGTTCGGCGGCGGTCGAGGTGGCGCTCAAGATGAGCTTCCATTACTGGCTCAATCGGGGACGCGGCGAGAAGACGCGTTTCATCGCGCTGACCGGCAGTTATCACGGGGAAACGCTGGGAGCGCTCTCGGTGAGCGACGTTGCGCTCTACCGCAAGACCTACGCGCCTCTGCTGTTGACTCCGATCCTGGCGCCCTCGCCGGATGCCTACGAGGGCGAGCCGGGCGAGACGCCGGCGCAGGTGGCCGCGCGACGGCTGGAAGAACTGCGTGCGCAACTCGAACGGCACGCGCACGAAACCTGCGCGGTGATCGTCGAACCGCTGGTGCAATGCGCCGGCGGCATGCGCATGCACCACCCGGACTACCTGTCCGGCCTGCGCCGGCTTTGCGACGAGTTCGACGTGCACTTCATCGCCGACGAGATCGCGGTCGGCTTCGGCCGCACCGGCACGCTGTTCGCCTGCGAGCAGGCATCGGTCGCGCCGGACTTCATGTGTCTTTCCAAGGGGCTGACCGGCGGAACCTTGCCGCTGTCGGCGGTGCTCACGACCGAGGTGGTGTACGCCGCGTTCTATGCCGAATACAACGCCGGCAAGGCGTTCCTTCACTCGCACAGTTACACCGGCAACCCGCTGGCCTGCCGCGTGGCGCTGGAGACGCTGGCGATCTTCCGCGACGAGCCAGTCCTGGAGCGCAACCGCGTGCTGGCCGCACACCTGGCGCAGCGGCTTGCTCCCCTGAGGGATCACCCGCACGTGGCAGACGTGCGCCAGACCGGCATGATCGCGGCGGTCGAGCTGGTCGCGGACAAGCGCACGCGTACGCCCTGGCCGGCGACCGAACGGCGAGGCATGCGCGTCTACCTGCATGGGCTTGAGCACCGTGCGTTGCTGCGGCCGCTGGGCAACGTGGTGTATTTCATGCCGCCGTATGTGGTCAGTACCGATGACATCGATCACCTGGTAACCGTGGCCATCGCCGGGATCGAACGCGCGGTGGCCTGA
- a CDS encoding type II secretion system protein N — protein MKRSRAAWLAVATLLMLVVLLVLLLPARWAVPFVQARLHGLELEGVHGLVWNGGAGQLRGLDGRSLGQVHWRLSRALLWGRLDLQLEFVGSRLAANGHLQRDGQGRLVWTDASLRADLAAWAPRFDSSLGTPRGTLAMTLQRAVLQGNWPIELEGQVQWRDASMQARAQPVALGDFDMDLHGSNGVLAGQLHDQRNGPLHAEGQWQASPLGWRLDLLLQPRTADPALRQWLARLGRPDTDGAIHLHRRGGLAATTPETIQ, from the coding sequence GTGAAGCGCTCGCGTGCCGCCTGGCTGGCTGTCGCCACCCTGCTGATGCTCGTTGTGCTGCTGGTGTTGTTGCTGCCGGCGCGCTGGGCCGTGCCCTTCGTGCAGGCGCGCCTGCATGGCCTCGAACTCGAAGGCGTGCATGGGCTGGTCTGGAACGGCGGCGCCGGGCAGTTGCGCGGCCTGGATGGCCGGTCGTTGGGACAGGTCCACTGGCGGCTTTCCCGGGCGTTGCTGTGGGGGCGCCTGGACCTGCAACTGGAATTCGTCGGGTCGCGGCTTGCCGCCAATGGCCATCTGCAACGTGATGGCCAAGGCCGTCTGGTCTGGACCGACGCCTCGCTTCGTGCCGACCTGGCAGCGTGGGCGCCGCGGTTCGATTCATCGCTCGGCACGCCGCGCGGCACGCTGGCGATGACGCTGCAGCGGGCGGTGTTGCAGGGAAACTGGCCGATCGAACTGGAGGGTCAGGTGCAATGGCGCGATGCGTCCATGCAGGCGCGTGCGCAGCCCGTTGCACTGGGCGACTTCGACATGGACCTCCATGGTTCGAACGGTGTGCTGGCCGGGCAGTTGCACGACCAGCGCAACGGGCCGCTGCATGCCGAAGGCCAATGGCAAGCCAGTCCGCTCGGTTGGCGGCTGGACCTGCTGCTGCAACCACGCACGGCCGACCCGGCACTGCGCCAATGGCTGGCACGCCTGGGCCGCCCGGACACGGACGGCGCCATCCACCTGCATCGCCGCGGCGGCCTGGCCGCCACCACGCCGGAAACCATTCAATGA
- a CDS encoding inositol monophosphatase family protein, translated as MSYDAEHALSAAREAAAAAADVIRHYWGRGVAVEWKADATPVTVADREAEQAIRAVLAKALPQAAIYGEEYGLEGARDGLLWLVDPLDGTKSFVRRTPFFSTQIALMDRGELVLGVSCAPIYNETMWARQGGGAWLDGERVQVASTGAMAQASLSIGNVRTLTADARWNALGALIRDSSRIRGYGDFCHYHLLARGGLDLVIESDVNILDVAALAVIVREAGGLFTDLEGRAPTLDTTSVLAGAPAIHAQALARLHHETAG; from the coding sequence ATGAGTTACGACGCCGAACACGCCCTGTCCGCTGCACGCGAGGCCGCCGCCGCCGCGGCCGACGTCATCCGGCATTACTGGGGCCGCGGCGTGGCAGTCGAATGGAAGGCCGACGCCACGCCGGTGACCGTGGCCGACCGCGAGGCCGAGCAGGCGATCCGCGCCGTGCTCGCCAAGGCGCTTCCGCAGGCGGCGATCTATGGCGAGGAGTACGGCCTGGAAGGCGCGCGCGACGGGTTGCTGTGGCTGGTCGACCCGCTCGACGGGACCAAGAGCTTCGTGCGCCGCACCCCGTTCTTTTCCACCCAGATCGCACTGATGGACCGCGGTGAGCTGGTGCTCGGCGTCTCCTGCGCACCGATTTACAACGAGACCATGTGGGCGCGCCAGGGCGGGGGCGCCTGGCTCGATGGCGAACGCGTGCAGGTGGCATCCACTGGCGCGATGGCGCAGGCCTCGCTTTCCATCGGCAACGTCAGGACGCTCACCGCCGATGCACGCTGGAACGCGCTCGGTGCGTTGATCCGCGACAGCAGCCGCATTCGCGGCTATGGCGACTTCTGCCATTACCACCTGCTTGCACGCGGGGGACTGGACTTGGTCATCGAGTCGGACGTCAACATCCTGGACGTTGCCGCGCTGGCGGTGATCGTGCGCGAGGCCGGCGGCCTGTTCACCGACCTGGAAGGCCGCGCGCCTACCCTGGACACCACCAGTGTGCTGGCCGGCGCACCGGCGATCCACGCCCAGGCGCTTGCACGCTTGCATCATGAAACCGCGGGCTAG
- the nudE gene encoding ADP compounds hydrolase NudE, translating into MRKPPIIHATRECVDSRFLRVEQLDLEFSNGEKRTYERLRASGLGAVIIVPMLDQDTVLLIREYGAGVGRYELSLPKGRLDQDETAEQGANRELKEEIGYGANRLKILHNLSLSPGYMTHMAHVVLAQDLYPERLPGDEPEELDVVPWKLSELHTLIGRDDVTEGRSIAALFMAREYLAGRFQP; encoded by the coding sequence ATGCGCAAGCCACCGATCATCCATGCCACCCGCGAATGCGTCGACAGCCGCTTCCTGCGCGTCGAGCAACTGGACCTGGAGTTTTCCAACGGCGAGAAGCGCACCTACGAGCGCCTGCGCGCCAGCGGGCTGGGTGCGGTGATCATCGTGCCCATGCTCGACCAGGACACCGTCCTGCTGATCCGCGAATACGGCGCCGGCGTGGGCCGTTACGAGCTCTCGCTGCCCAAGGGCCGGCTCGACCAGGACGAGACCGCTGAACAGGGCGCCAATCGCGAGCTCAAGGAAGAAATCGGCTACGGCGCGAATCGCCTGAAGATCCTGCACAACCTGTCGCTATCGCCCGGCTACATGACGCACATGGCGCACGTGGTGCTGGCACAGGATCTCTACCCCGAACGCCTGCCCGGCGACGAACCCGAGGAGTTGGACGTGGTCCCATGGAAGCTTTCCGAACTGCACACCCTGATCGGCCGTGACGACGTGACCGAAGGCCGCTCGATCGCCGCCCTGTTCATGGCGCGCGAGTACCTGGCCGGGCGGTTCCAGCCATGA
- the cysQ gene encoding 3'(2'),5'-bisphosphate nucleotidase CysQ: protein MSAVAPETGLLAEVSAIAREAATAILAIYRDEFAVQHKDDASPLTAADLAAQRVIAAGLARIAPDVPVLSEEARAAPWELRQTWSRYWLVDPLDGTREFIKRNGEFTVNIALIEDHRPVLGVVLAPVTGELFAAADGQGAWLQQHANGQWQKIGVRALAAPAVVAGSRSHGSDTQGFLDALLDTPYQPFPMGSSLKFCLIARAVADLYLRLGPTSEWDTAAAQCVLEQAGGAVLDLAGEPLRYNTKDSVLNPEFLAVGDRAVEWKARLGKARPA, encoded by the coding sequence ATGAGCGCGGTTGCCCCCGAGACCGGCCTGCTGGCCGAGGTGAGTGCGATCGCGCGCGAAGCGGCGACCGCGATTCTGGCGATCTACCGCGACGAGTTCGCCGTCCAGCACAAGGACGATGCCTCGCCGCTCACCGCCGCCGACCTTGCCGCCCAGCGCGTGATCGCCGCGGGCCTCGCGCGCATCGCACCCGACGTGCCGGTGCTGTCCGAGGAAGCGCGCGCCGCGCCGTGGGAACTGCGCCAGACGTGGTCGCGCTACTGGCTGGTCGATCCCCTTGACGGCACCCGCGAATTCATCAAGCGCAACGGCGAGTTCACCGTCAACATCGCACTGATCGAGGACCACCGCCCGGTGCTTGGCGTGGTGTTGGCGCCGGTCACCGGCGAGCTGTTCGCCGCTGCCGACGGCCAGGGCGCCTGGCTGCAGCAGCACGCCAACGGCCAGTGGCAGAAGATCGGCGTGCGCGCGTTGGCCGCGCCGGCAGTCGTTGCCGGCAGCCGCTCGCACGGCAGCGACACGCAGGGCTTTCTCGACGCGCTGCTGGATACGCCCTATCAACCTTTCCCGATGGGCTCCTCGTTGAAGTTCTGCCTGATCGCCCGCGCTGTGGCCGACCTCTACCTGCGGCTGGGCCCGACCAGCGAGTGGGACACTGCGGCGGCGCAATGCGTGCTGGAGCAGGCTGGCGGCGCAGTGCTGGACCTTGCCGGCGAGCCGTTGCGATACAACACCAAGGACTCCGTGCTCAACCCGGAATTCCTCGCCGTGGGCGACCGCGCGGTGGAGTGGAAGGCGCGGCTGGGCAAGGCAAGGCCGGCGTAA
- the mazG gene encoding nucleoside triphosphate pyrophosphohydrolase — protein MAGRYTLDDLLAIMARLRDPEQGCPWDVQQDFATIARYTLEEAYEVADAIDRGDFDDLREELGDLLLQVVFHAQMASERGLFDFADVAHGIADKMRRRHPHVFGEERYENIEAQTRAWEDIKAAERAERGQAHDASALAGISRGLPEWKRAAKLQQRAASVGFEWREPGPMLEKLAEEVDEVRAEFDAGADTARLEDELGDVLFVTANLARHAGVDFSRALRRANAKFERRFRCMETLAAGEGRPLAERSLDEQEALWRQAKAVEP, from the coding sequence ATGGCGGGCCGCTACACGCTGGACGACCTGCTCGCGATCATGGCGCGCCTGCGCGATCCCGAGCAGGGCTGCCCGTGGGACGTGCAGCAGGACTTCGCCACGATCGCGCGCTACACGCTGGAGGAAGCGTACGAAGTCGCCGACGCCATCGATCGCGGCGACTTCGACGACCTGCGCGAGGAACTTGGCGACCTGCTGCTGCAGGTGGTGTTTCATGCGCAGATGGCCAGTGAGCGCGGCCTGTTCGACTTCGCCGACGTGGCCCACGGTATCGCCGACAAGATGCGCCGGCGCCACCCGCACGTCTTTGGCGAGGAGCGCTACGAGAACATCGAGGCGCAGACGCGCGCCTGGGAAGACATCAAGGCCGCCGAGCGCGCCGAACGCGGCCAGGCACACGATGCCAGCGCCTTGGCGGGCATCTCGCGCGGCCTGCCGGAGTGGAAGCGCGCGGCCAAGCTGCAGCAGCGCGCCGCGAGCGTGGGTTTCGAGTGGCGCGAGCCTGGGCCGATGCTGGAAAAGCTGGCCGAGGAAGTGGACGAGGTCCGCGCCGAATTCGATGCCGGCGCGGATACCGCCCGACTGGAAGACGAACTGGGCGACGTGCTGTTCGTCACCGCCAACCTGGCACGCCATGCGGGTGTCGATTTCTCCCGCGCCCTGCGTCGCGCAAATGCGAAGTTCGAGCGGCGCTTCCGCTGCATGGAAACGCTGGCTGCCGGGGAAGGCCGCCCGCTCGCCGAACGGAGCCTGGACGAACAGGAAGCCCTCTGGCGCCAGGCCAAGGCCGTCGAACCGTAA
- a CDS encoding DUF4097 family beta strand repeat-containing protein, with protein MRLILASLLLLAPLAGHATDDCAFEAPRNMSVDLAGVRAVQIEVHSFDLHVTGRADARKLDARGRACASDRDMLDQLVVTQRREGDQLILELGNGRGFHWLGSGEADLDVAVELPASLPLTVDVGSGDADVSGVAQLDSHVGSGDLHVRNVAGRFATSVGSGDAEAHDVGSLDVGSVGSGDLTASGIGGDARVGSIGSGDVTLRNVRGSVHADTLGSGDLDVDGVGGDLSLGAKGSGDVSYNGVKGKVDVPRDDD; from the coding sequence ATGCGCCTCATCCTCGCCTCACTGCTGTTGCTTGCGCCGCTGGCCGGCCATGCGACCGACGACTGCGCCTTCGAGGCACCTCGCAACATGAGCGTCGACCTGGCCGGCGTACGCGCCGTGCAGATCGAGGTGCACAGTTTCGATCTGCACGTGACCGGCCGGGCCGATGCCCGCAAGCTCGATGCGCGCGGCCGGGCCTGTGCTTCCGACCGCGACATGCTCGACCAGCTGGTCGTCACCCAGCGACGCGAGGGCGACCAGCTCATCCTCGAGCTCGGCAACGGCCGCGGGTTCCACTGGCTCGGCAGCGGCGAGGCCGACCTGGACGTGGCGGTCGAGCTTCCGGCCAGCCTGCCCTTGACGGTGGACGTGGGTTCGGGTGACGCCGACGTCAGTGGGGTCGCCCAGCTCGACAGCCACGTCGGTTCCGGTGATCTGCACGTGCGCAACGTGGCCGGCCGCTTTGCCACCAGCGTGGGTTCGGGCGATGCCGAGGCACACGACGTCGGCAGCCTGGACGTCGGCTCGGTCGGTTCGGGCGACCTCACCGCAAGCGGGATTGGCGGCGACGCGCGCGTGGGCAGCATCGGCTCGGGCGACGTGACCCTGCGCAACGTGCGCGGCAGCGTGCATGCCGACACGCTGGGCTCGGGCGACCTGGACGTCGATGGCGTGGGCGGCGACCTCAGCCTTGGTGCCAAGGGCAGCGGCGACGTGAGCTACAACGGGGTCAAGGGCAAGGTCGACGTGCCGCGCGACGACGACTGA
- a CDS encoding SLC13 family permease: MTVRHWLDRLKAEWLLVAFALLTLVLAFADPQPAATWRRWLQGPTLAGLAGLLIAIQGIRDSALVQHAAALLVARTHSLRSLGLLLVGATALLSMVLTNDVSLFVLVPLTVAIGGLSNLPVLRMVVLEALAVNAGSTLSPIGNPQNLLLWQHGQLSFLGFVWAMLPAAAVMFVLVAALTWAWLPRDRVALAPQALDRQPVARGLAMLSTVALAAMVVLMEYGHAAFGAGALLLVFVLAAPRSLARVDWLLLLTFAAIFLGLGHLAELPWVDAALDRLDFGQPLTLYLGGILASQLISNVPATVLLLERAHDPIALAVAVNVGGFGVAIGSLANLIALRLARQPHGLRALHRVSIPFLLVCAPLVYLAWRWLG; the protein is encoded by the coding sequence ATGACCGTGCGCCACTGGCTGGACCGGCTGAAGGCCGAGTGGCTGCTGGTCGCCTTCGCCCTGCTCACGCTGGTGCTGGCGTTCGCCGATCCGCAACCGGCGGCCACCTGGCGCCGCTGGCTGCAGGGACCGACGCTGGCCGGCCTGGCCGGCCTGCTGATCGCCATCCAGGGCATCCGCGACAGTGCGCTGGTGCAGCACGCCGCCGCGCTGCTCGTGGCGCGCACGCATTCGCTGCGAAGCCTGGGCTTGCTGCTGGTCGGCGCCACCGCACTGCTGTCCATGGTTCTCACCAACGATGTCAGCCTGTTCGTGCTGGTGCCGCTGACCGTGGCGATCGGCGGGCTCTCGAACTTGCCGGTGCTGCGCATGGTGGTACTGGAGGCGCTGGCGGTGAACGCGGGCTCGACGCTGAGCCCGATCGGCAACCCACAGAACCTGCTGCTGTGGCAGCACGGACAGCTGTCGTTCCTGGGCTTCGTCTGGGCCATGCTGCCGGCGGCCGCAGTGATGTTCGTGCTGGTAGCGGCACTGACCTGGGCGTGGCTGCCACGCGATCGCGTGGCGCTGGCGCCGCAGGCGCTGGACCGTCAACCGGTGGCCCGCGGCCTGGCTATGCTGTCGACGGTCGCGTTGGCAGCCATGGTGGTGCTGATGGAGTACGGCCACGCGGCGTTCGGCGCCGGCGCGCTGCTGCTGGTATTCGTGCTCGCTGCCCCGCGCAGCCTGGCGCGTGTCGATTGGCTTCTGCTGCTCACCTTCGCCGCGATCTTCCTCGGGCTTGGCCATCTGGCCGAGCTGCCATGGGTCGACGCTGCGCTGGATCGCCTGGACTTCGGCCAGCCGCTCACGCTCTACCTGGGCGGCATCCTCGCCTCGCAGCTGATCAGCAACGTGCCGGCGACCGTGCTGTTGCTCGAACGCGCCCACGACCCGATTGCCCTTGCGGTGGCGGTGAACGTGGGCGGCTTCGGGGTGGCGATCGGTTCGCTGGCCAACCTCATCGCCCTGCGGCTGGCGCGCCAGCCGCACGGGCTGCGCGCGCTGCACCGGGTGTCGATTCCGTTCCTGCTGGTGTGCGCGCCACTTGTATACCTTGCGTGGCGGTGGCTTGGCTGA